The following are from one region of the Leptospiraceae bacterium genome:
- a CDS encoding ceramidase domain-containing protein: MEPIIPLLPECPWSSFLPPTIKYCEDNLCSYITQPSNTWSNLAFIAIGIYLLLQNRKDKLSYIRYIGPIAILTGIASFLYHASFTFLFQFFDLSSMYLFSAMVLSINLRRAKFISANNQNLTLLALLFTSMGLLFLFKPFGIPIFGLQVLAGFAFEYYLFRKSNKDYSYFYYKLAIAALALAFTAWILDFKRIACNPSNHIVQGHAVWHVLSSLCFLFFYKFYSQREIEKAI; encoded by the coding sequence ATGGAACCAATTATCCCACTACTACCTGAATGTCCCTGGAGTTCTTTTCTTCCTCCTACGATTAAATACTGTGAAGACAATCTATGCTCTTATATTACGCAACCTTCTAACACATGGTCAAACCTTGCGTTTATTGCGATTGGAATTTATCTACTGCTGCAAAATAGAAAAGATAAGTTGTCTTACATTCGTTATATAGGACCGATTGCAATCTTAACAGGTATAGCTTCCTTTTTATACCATGCGAGCTTTACTTTTTTATTTCAATTCTTTGATTTATCTTCTATGTATCTTTTCTCTGCCATGGTACTCAGTATAAATCTAAGGCGTGCTAAATTCATTTCTGCGAATAATCAGAATTTAACCCTGCTTGCCCTACTCTTTACTTCTATGGGTTTATTGTTTTTATTCAAACCATTTGGAATTCCAATTTTCGGCTTACAGGTATTAGCCGGATTTGCTTTTGAATACTATTTGTTCCGAAAATCCAACAAAGACTATTCCTATTTTTATTATAAGTTAGCCATTGCCGCTTTAGCCCTTGCCTTTACTGCTTGGATTTTGGATTTTAAAAGAATTGCTTGCAATCCTTCCAACCATATTGTGCAAGGACATGCAGTATGGCATGTATTATCCTCTTTGTGTTTTTTGTTCTTTTATAAATTTTATAGCCAGAGAGAAATCGAAAAAGCTATTTAA